The following coding sequences lie in one Capnocytophaga stomatis genomic window:
- a CDS encoding hybrid sensor histidine kinase/response regulator translates to MKSQKITLKIILGYLLLILTSATVAAVTYKEIQKLTSSENINQSNRDKMLKIGRILTLMNETESAGKIAIRTDDEQALKSFLEKNKILEDSIIKFRKNITSEKHLQMLDTVQMLIQLKSKNLQELKAIQRSDVSSITIRNAIKKLSSLEPSLGHFLLNDNIVTSQERIGPRRDSTSTESETQQDIPSILKRYKDIKIPPTRNQSKFDETVMETLKLLNKVHRETQKYKYKQNEKIQTLWHNDNRMSEKIGDLLSDFEEDILKSSQEINNERQIIFKKSKSFLILSYVFAIIVTVLLSFIIIRDFWKIQAYRQELETANLKTNRLLKSREQLVSMVSHDLRTPLSSIIGYSELLRKQDITEKGKNYLSHIKYSSEYIQKLVDELLDYSKLEAGKITIQKVPINIADTIKEVSDNVKSIYKSKPITLSMEISDTIRNSKFTNDSYRIRQILYNLISNAFKFTEKGEIRIKAEAKPFTDKASEIIISVSDSGIGIKKEQQAHIFDEFTQANTDVSKRYGGSGLGLHISQKLAHLLKGKISLESEENVGSTFTFRFVSEKVTENQKVVSNKWTSDKAPNEIEILAIDDDATILGLIQELLHQKNIKVTPFSNGKEALSKMNSLNFDMVITDIQIPEMNGFHFVTLFNEQYKDNPIPVLAITGRKDVPESFYTQSGFSGILPKPFTPQQFYEKLNSFFPKIETNNFAAPPPLVVDSVEYRPEVLEQFMGDDKDAIIALYETFINDSVKNISNLKQFANIREYENIRAIAHKMRSMFGQINAKREVEILNYLNNISEESDILELRLKINDLEKLFNEECKIAIEKYCHN, encoded by the coding sequence ATGAAATCCCAAAAAATAACATTAAAAATAATTTTAGGATATCTTCTGTTAATATTAACATCTGCAACGGTTGCGGCTGTTACTTATAAAGAAATTCAAAAATTAACCTCATCAGAAAACATAAACCAATCCAATAGAGATAAAATGCTGAAAATCGGCAGAATACTAACTCTTATGAATGAAACGGAAAGTGCCGGAAAAATAGCAATCCGTACTGATGATGAGCAAGCTCTTAAATCTTTTTTGGAAAAAAATAAAATTCTGGAAGATAGTATTATCAAATTCAGAAAAAACATTACATCTGAAAAACACTTGCAAATGCTTGATACTGTGCAGATGTTAATTCAATTAAAAAGTAAAAACCTTCAAGAATTGAAAGCCATTCAGCGTAGTGATGTTTCATCAATTACCATTCGTAATGCCATCAAAAAACTTTCGAGCTTGGAGCCTTCACTTGGGCATTTTCTGCTGAATGACAACATTGTAACAAGTCAAGAAAGGATAGGCCCCAGAAGAGATTCAACAAGTACGGAAAGTGAAACACAACAAGATATTCCTTCCATCTTAAAACGATATAAGGACATAAAAATTCCTCCCACTCGGAATCAGTCAAAGTTTGATGAAACTGTTATGGAAACCTTAAAATTGTTAAATAAAGTTCATCGAGAAACTCAAAAATATAAATATAAGCAAAACGAAAAAATACAAACTCTTTGGCATAATGACAATCGTATGTCGGAGAAAATTGGCGATTTACTTTCTGATTTTGAAGAAGATATACTAAAAAGTTCACAAGAAATTAACAATGAACGACAAATTATTTTCAAAAAAAGTAAGTCTTTCCTGATTCTTTCTTATGTCTTTGCGATAATTGTCACCGTTTTACTTTCCTTTATTATAATAAGGGACTTTTGGAAAATTCAGGCTTACCGGCAAGAATTGGAAACAGCAAACCTGAAAACCAATCGTTTATTAAAAAGTAGAGAGCAACTCGTTTCTATGGTTAGCCACGATTTGCGAACACCTCTCAGCTCTATAATAGGATACTCCGAACTCCTTAGAAAACAAGACATTACGGAAAAAGGCAAAAATTATCTTTCACATATCAAATATTCTTCGGAGTATATTCAAAAGTTGGTTGATGAACTGCTGGATTATTCCAAGTTGGAGGCGGGAAAAATTACGATACAAAAGGTTCCTATAAATATTGCTGACACTATCAAGGAAGTATCTGATAATGTGAAGTCTATATACAAATCCAAACCTATCACCTTGTCAATGGAAATTTCCGATACAATTCGCAATAGTAAATTTACAAATGATTCGTATCGTATCAGACAGATTCTTTACAATCTGATTTCCAATGCTTTTAAATTCACTGAAAAAGGAGAAATTCGCATTAAAGCCGAAGCAAAACCTTTCACCGACAAGGCTTCCGAAATTATCATCTCGGTTTCAGACTCCGGAATCGGTATAAAAAAAGAACAACAGGCTCACATTTTTGACGAATTTACGCAAGCCAACACAGATGTTTCAAAACGCTACGGAGGTTCAGGATTAGGTTTGCATATTTCACAAAAATTGGCTCATTTGCTAAAAGGAAAAATAAGTCTTGAAAGTGAAGAAAATGTAGGAAGTACGTTTACTTTCCGTTTTGTATCTGAAAAAGTTACTGAAAATCAGAAAGTTGTTTCAAACAAATGGACTTCTGACAAAGCTCCTAACGAAATCGAAATTCTTGCAATTGATGACGATGCCACCATTTTAGGACTTATTCAGGAACTTTTACATCAGAAAAACATAAAAGTTACTCCTTTTAGCAACGGAAAAGAAGCTCTTTCCAAGATGAATTCACTCAATTTTGATATGGTTATCACGGATATTCAGATTCCTGAAATGAATGGTTTTCACTTTGTTACGTTATTCAATGAACAATATAAAGACAATCCTATTCCGGTGTTGGCTATTACGGGCAGAAAAGACGTTCCCGAGAGTTTCTATACACAAAGCGGTTTTTCAGGAATATTACCAAAACCTTTCACTCCTCAGCAATTTTATGAGAAGTTGAATTCATTTTTCCCGAAAATAGAAACCAATAATTTTGCAGCACCTCCTCCTTTAGTTGTTGATTCTGTGGAATATCGTCCTGAGGTTTTGGAACAATTTATGGGAGATGATAAAGATGCTATTATTGCTCTTTATGAAACTTTTATAAACGATTCTGTAAAAAACATTTCAAATTTGAAGCAATTTGCAAATATTAGAGAATATGAAAATATCCGAGCCATTGCCCATAAAATGCGAAGTATGTTCGGACAAATAAACGCTAAAAGAGAAGTAGAAATATTAAACTATTTGAACAATATTTCAGAAGAAAGTGATATTTTGGAACTTCGACTTAAAATCAACGACTTAGAAAAACTTTTCAATGAAGAATGTAAAATAGCTATTGAGAAATATTGTCATAACTAA